A section of the Pan paniscus chromosome 7, NHGRI_mPanPan1-v2.0_pri, whole genome shotgun sequence genome encodes:
- the DEFA6 gene encoding defensin-6 produces the protein MRTLTILTAVLLVALQAKAEPLQAEDEPLQAKAYEADAQEQRGANDQDFAVSFAEDASSSLRALGSTRAFTCHCRRSCYSTEYSYGTCTVMGINHRFCCL, from the exons ATGAGAACCCTCACCATCCTCACTGCTGTTCTCCTCGTGGCCCTCCAGGCCAAGGCCGAGCCACTCCAAGCCGAGGATGAGCCACTGCAGGCAAAAGCTTATGAGGCTGACGCCCAGGAGCAGCGTGGGGCAAATGACCAGGACTTTGCCGTCTCCTTTGCAGAGGATGCAAGCTCAAGTCTTAGAGCTTTGG gctcAACAAGGGCTTTCACTTGCCATTGCAGAAGGTCCTGTTATTCAACAGAATATTCCTATGGGACCTGCACTGTCATGGGTATTAACCACAGATTCTGCTGCCTCTGA